Proteins from a single region of Anser cygnoides isolate HZ-2024a breed goose chromosome 18, Taihu_goose_T2T_genome, whole genome shotgun sequence:
- the SARM1 gene encoding NAD(+) hydrolase SARM1 isoform X1, producing the protein MVLTLLVSVYKLCRFFAMSGAERLAVPECVSQAGCWAGGGSSTERREVSPGVNTDVRAALDRILPALQHSIACAKQAAGPAELRKAIGEVFQLVEEAWGMPTLGRDVAKVLCDVIRLEGGLDLLLNLLYTAELETKCQAGKLLEQILVAENRDRIARIGLGVILNLAKERDIPPLAQSVSGILEHMFKHTEETCSQLISDGGLDAILYWCRWTDPVVLRHCAMALANCAMHGGQANQRLMIEKRTAEWLFPLVFSRDDELIRLHACLAITVLATNKEIEKEVERSGTLALVEPFIASLDPERFACRMLGSSDNSQGRTAEDLQRLVPLLDSSRLEAQCIAAFYLCAEAAIKTRQKQTKIFSEIGATQSLKRVVCYSTSSTTSSLAKKVLRMIGEEVPRRILPTVPNWKPCEVQTWLQQIGFNKYCQSFLDHQVDGDILLRLTEEELQEDLGMASSITRKRFFRELTELKTFANYSTCDRSNLADWLGGIDPKFRQYTYNLLTCGINRSFLHRVTEQQLQDDCHIATGFHRVRILSAAREMLHSPITLQTASDGTDVFISYRRSTGSQLASLLKVHLQLHGFSVFIDVEKLEAGKFEDKLTQSVLSARNFVLVLSPNALDKCMADPECKDWVHKEIVTALNSGKNIVPVTDHFEWPDPETLPKDMRAVLKFNGIKWSHEYQEATIDKIIRFLQGRSSRDSSAGSENGLDCLPSLGQT; encoded by the exons ATGGTGCTCACCCTGCTCGTCTCCGTCTACAAACTGTGCCGCTTCTTCGCCATGTCGGGCGCGGAGAGGCTGGCGGTGCCCGAGTGCGTGAGCCAGGCGGGGTGCTGGGCCGGTGGTGGCAGCTCCACGGAGCGCCGTGAGGTTTCTCCGGGGGTGAACACGGATGTGCGGGCGGCCCTGGACCGCATCCTGCCCGCCCTGCAGCACTCCATCGCCTGCGCCAAGCAGgcggccggccccgccgagctGAGGAAGGCCATCGGCGAGGTTTTCCAGCTGGTGGAGGAGGCCTGGGGGATGCCCACGCTGGGGAGGGACGTGGCCAAAGTGCTGTGCGACGTGATCCGCCTGGAGGGAGGCCTGGACCTGCTGCTCAACCTGCTCTACACGGCGGAGCTGGAGACCAAGTGCCAGGCGGGGAAGCTCCTGGAGCAGATCCTGGTGGCAGAAAACAG GGATCGGATTGCTCGGATCGGTCTGGGGGTGATCCTGAATTTAGCCAAGGAGCGGGACATCCCCCCACTGGCGCAGAGCGTCTCCGGGATCCTGGAGCACATGTTCAAGCACACCGAGGAGACCTGCTCCCAGCTCATCTCCGACGGGGGCCTGGATGCCATCCTCTACTGGTGCCGCTGGACGGACCCCGTCGTGCTGCGGCACTGCGCCATGGCCTTGGCCAACTGCGCCATGCACGGCGGGCAGGCCAACCAGCGCCTGATGATCGAGAAGAGGACGGCCGAGTGGCTTTTCCCGCTGGTGTTCTCCCGGGACGACGAACTGATCCGCCTGCACGCCTGCCTGGCCATCACGGTGCTGGCCACCAACAAGGAGATCGAGAAGGAGGTGGAGCGCTCGGGGACGCTGGCGCTCGTGGAGCCCTTCATCGCCTCGCTGGACCCGGAGCGCTTCGCGTGCCGCATGCTGGGCAGCAGCGACAACAGCCAGGGCAGGACGGCCGAGGACCTGCAGCGCCTGGTCCCCTTGCTGGACAGCTCGAGGCTGGAGGCACAGTGCATCGCTGCCTTCTACCTCTGCGCCGAGGCTGCCATCAAAACCAGGCAGAAGCAAACGAAG ATTTTCAGCGAGATCGGGGCCACACAGAGCCTGAAGCGGGTGGTGTGCTactccaccagcagcaccacctCCTCCCTGGCCAAAAAGGTGCTGCGCATGATAGGGGAGGAGGTTCCTCGGCGCATCCTGCCCACGGTGCCCAACTGGAAGCCCTGCGAGGTGCAGACGTGGCTGCAGCAGATCGGATTCAACAAATACTGCCAGAGCTTCCTG GACCACCAGGTGGACGGGGACATTCTCCTGAGGCTGAcggaggaggagctgcaggaggaccTGGGGATGGCCTCCAGCATCACCCGTAAGAG GTTTTTCCGGGAGCTGACGGAGCTGAAAACCTTCGCCAACTACTCCACCTGCGACCGCAGCAACCTGGCCGACTGGCTGGGCGGCATCGACCCCAAGTTCCGGCAGTACACCTACAACCTGCTGACCTGCGGCATCAACCGCAGCTTCCTGCACCGCGTGacggagcagcagctgcaggacgACTGCCACATCGCCACCGGCTTCCACCGCGTCCGCATCCTCTCCGCCGCAAGGG AAATGCTTCACTCCCCTATAACGCTGCAAACTGCATCGGATGGGACCGACGTGTTTATCAGCTACCGGAGGAGCACCGGCTCGCAGCTGGCCAG CCTGCTGAAGGTCCACCTGCAGCTGCACGGCTTCAGCGTCTTCATCGACGTGGAGAAGCTGGAGGCAGGGAAGTTCGAGGACAAGCTGACCCAGAGCGTCCTGAGCGCCCGCAACTTTGTGCTGGTCCTCTCGCCCAACGCGCTGGATAAGTGCATGGCAGACCCCGAGTGCAAGGACTGGGTGCACAAG GAGATTGTGACAGCCTTGAACTCTGGAAAGAACATTGTACCCGTTACAGACCATTTTGAGTGGCCTGACCCAGAAACCCTTCCCAAGGACATGAGGGCTGTCCTGAAATTTAATGGCATCAA ATGGTCCCACGAGTACCAGGAGGCCACAATCGACAAAATCATCCGCTTTCTCCAGGGCCGGTCTTCCCGGGACTCTTCGGCGGGGTCGGAGAACGGCCTGGACTGTTTGCCCTCTCTCGGGCAGACCTAG
- the SLC46A1 gene encoding proton-coupled folate transporter translates to MAAPPQPPVMAAPQPPPPPARRCRPSAEPLLFLATLSLGLQGPLATQYLWDRLGAERGYSGPNGSSPAGCGNGSGGPDPLRQEVEALVSRWNLYINLGGFFVGLFSVTLFGPWSDSVGRRPALVLPAVGMAVQAAIYLLVMYLQLHVAYFLLGRLLSGLLGDYNLILASCFAYVADTSDKRARTFRVAVLEACLGVAGMLASIGGGQWRKAQGYINPFWLVLATSLAAALYAAFCLQESVKQQKPAKLLTLSHYKAVYRLYTAPEHLSSRRKLALYSLAFFLLVTVHFGTKDLFVLYELGSPLCWASDLIGYGSAASYLAYLSSLGGLRLLQLCLEDTWVAEIGLISNISGLVVISLATTTPLMFTGYGILFLSMAATPVIRAKLSKLVGETEQGALFASVACVEGLCSLVATGVFNSLYPLSLHFMRGFPFLFGAIILLIPAAIVGWIEIWDSNPEYSHFSDASLSPADG, encoded by the exons atggccgcCCCGCCTCAGCCCCCCGTCATGGCGGCCCcacagccgccgccgccgcccgcccgccgctgccgcccgtCCGCCGAGCCGCTCCTCTTCCTCGCCACGCTGTCCCTCGGCCTGCAGGGCCCGCTGGCCACCCAGTACCTCTGGGACCGCCTGGGCGCCGAGCGCGGCTACAGCGGCCCCAACGGCAGCAGCCCCGCGGGCTGCGGGAACGGCAGCGGCGGCCCCGACCCGCTGCGGCAG gaggTGGAAGCACTGGTCTCCCGCTGGAACCTCTACATCAACCTCGGGGGCTTCTTCGTGGGGCTCTTCTCCGTGACGCTCTTCGGGCCATGGAGCGACAGCGTGGGCCGGCGGCCGGCGCTTGTCCTGCCGGCGGTGGGCATGGCCGTGCAAGCGGCCATCTACCTTCTCGTCATGTACCTGCAGCTGCACGTCGCCTACTTTCTCCTCGGACGCCTTCTGAGCGGCCTCCTGGGTGACTACAACCTGATCCTGGCCAGCTGCTTCGCCTACGTGGCCGACACCAGCGACAAACGCGCGCGTACATTTCGCGTCGCCGTCCTCGAGGCTTGCCTCGGCGTCGCGGGCATGCTGGCCAGCATCGGCGGCGGCCAGTGGCGCAAAGCACAGGGGTACATCAACCCCTTTTGGCTCGTGCTCGCCACCAGCCTCGCTGCTGCTCTCtatgctgctttctgtcttcaggaGTCGGTGAAGCAGCAGAAGCCGGCCAAGCTGCTGACTCTCAGCCACTACAAGGCTGTCTACAGGCTGTATACGGCCCCAGAGCACCTGAGCTCCAGGCGGAAGCTCGCCCTTTACTCCCtggctttctttcttcttgtcaCTGTACATTTTGGAACCAAGgacctttttgttttgtacGAACTTGGCTCCCCTCTCTGCTGGGCCTCTGATCTCATCGGGTACGGCTCAGCTGCCAGTTACCTGGCTTACCTGAGCAGCCTGGGAgggctgcggctgctgcagctgtgccttGAAGACACCTGGGTGGCAGAGATAGGATTGATTTCCAATATTTCTGGACTGGTTGTGATTTCCCTTGCTACTACAACACCACTGATGTTTACAG GTTATGGAATTCTGTTCCTTTCCATGGCAGCTACTCCAGTCATCAGAGCCAAGCTCTCCAAGCTGGTTGGTGAGACAGAACAGG GTGCTCTCTTCGCGTCTGTTGCCTGTGTGGAAGGGCTGTGTTCACTTGTGGCCACAGGAGTGTTCAACTCTCTCTACCCTTTGAGCTTGCACTTCATGAGGGgattcccctttctctttggGGCTATAATTCTTCTTATTCCAGCAGCTATTGTCGG gtGGATAGAAATCTGGGACTCAAACCCTGAGTACAGTCACTTCTCAGATGCTTCCCTGTCCCCTGCAGATGGCTGA
- the SARM1 gene encoding NAD(+) hydrolase SARM1 isoform X2 produces the protein MPTLGRDVAKVLCDVIRLEGGLDLLLNLLYTAELETKCQAGKLLEQILVAENRDRIARIGLGVILNLAKERDIPPLAQSVSGILEHMFKHTEETCSQLISDGGLDAILYWCRWTDPVVLRHCAMALANCAMHGGQANQRLMIEKRTAEWLFPLVFSRDDELIRLHACLAITVLATNKEIEKEVERSGTLALVEPFIASLDPERFACRMLGSSDNSQGRTAEDLQRLVPLLDSSRLEAQCIAAFYLCAEAAIKTRQKQTKIFSEIGATQSLKRVVCYSTSSTTSSLAKKVLRMIGEEVPRRILPTVPNWKPCEVQTWLQQIGFNKYCQSFLDHQVDGDILLRLTEEELQEDLGMASSITRKRFFRELTELKTFANYSTCDRSNLADWLGGIDPKFRQYTYNLLTCGINRSFLHRVTEQQLQDDCHIATGFHRVRILSAAREMLHSPITLQTASDGTDVFISYRRSTGSQLASLLKVHLQLHGFSVFIDVEKLEAGKFEDKLTQSVLSARNFVLVLSPNALDKCMADPECKDWVHKEIVTALNSGKNIVPVTDHFEWPDPETLPKDMRAVLKFNGIKWSHEYQEATIDKIIRFLQGRSSRDSSAGSENGLDCLPSLGQT, from the exons ATGCCCACGCTGGGGAGGGACGTGGCCAAAGTGCTGTGCGACGTGATCCGCCTGGAGGGAGGCCTGGACCTGCTGCTCAACCTGCTCTACACGGCGGAGCTGGAGACCAAGTGCCAGGCGGGGAAGCTCCTGGAGCAGATCCTGGTGGCAGAAAACAG GGATCGGATTGCTCGGATCGGTCTGGGGGTGATCCTGAATTTAGCCAAGGAGCGGGACATCCCCCCACTGGCGCAGAGCGTCTCCGGGATCCTGGAGCACATGTTCAAGCACACCGAGGAGACCTGCTCCCAGCTCATCTCCGACGGGGGCCTGGATGCCATCCTCTACTGGTGCCGCTGGACGGACCCCGTCGTGCTGCGGCACTGCGCCATGGCCTTGGCCAACTGCGCCATGCACGGCGGGCAGGCCAACCAGCGCCTGATGATCGAGAAGAGGACGGCCGAGTGGCTTTTCCCGCTGGTGTTCTCCCGGGACGACGAACTGATCCGCCTGCACGCCTGCCTGGCCATCACGGTGCTGGCCACCAACAAGGAGATCGAGAAGGAGGTGGAGCGCTCGGGGACGCTGGCGCTCGTGGAGCCCTTCATCGCCTCGCTGGACCCGGAGCGCTTCGCGTGCCGCATGCTGGGCAGCAGCGACAACAGCCAGGGCAGGACGGCCGAGGACCTGCAGCGCCTGGTCCCCTTGCTGGACAGCTCGAGGCTGGAGGCACAGTGCATCGCTGCCTTCTACCTCTGCGCCGAGGCTGCCATCAAAACCAGGCAGAAGCAAACGAAG ATTTTCAGCGAGATCGGGGCCACACAGAGCCTGAAGCGGGTGGTGTGCTactccaccagcagcaccacctCCTCCCTGGCCAAAAAGGTGCTGCGCATGATAGGGGAGGAGGTTCCTCGGCGCATCCTGCCCACGGTGCCCAACTGGAAGCCCTGCGAGGTGCAGACGTGGCTGCAGCAGATCGGATTCAACAAATACTGCCAGAGCTTCCTG GACCACCAGGTGGACGGGGACATTCTCCTGAGGCTGAcggaggaggagctgcaggaggaccTGGGGATGGCCTCCAGCATCACCCGTAAGAG GTTTTTCCGGGAGCTGACGGAGCTGAAAACCTTCGCCAACTACTCCACCTGCGACCGCAGCAACCTGGCCGACTGGCTGGGCGGCATCGACCCCAAGTTCCGGCAGTACACCTACAACCTGCTGACCTGCGGCATCAACCGCAGCTTCCTGCACCGCGTGacggagcagcagctgcaggacgACTGCCACATCGCCACCGGCTTCCACCGCGTCCGCATCCTCTCCGCCGCAAGGG AAATGCTTCACTCCCCTATAACGCTGCAAACTGCATCGGATGGGACCGACGTGTTTATCAGCTACCGGAGGAGCACCGGCTCGCAGCTGGCCAG CCTGCTGAAGGTCCACCTGCAGCTGCACGGCTTCAGCGTCTTCATCGACGTGGAGAAGCTGGAGGCAGGGAAGTTCGAGGACAAGCTGACCCAGAGCGTCCTGAGCGCCCGCAACTTTGTGCTGGTCCTCTCGCCCAACGCGCTGGATAAGTGCATGGCAGACCCCGAGTGCAAGGACTGGGTGCACAAG GAGATTGTGACAGCCTTGAACTCTGGAAAGAACATTGTACCCGTTACAGACCATTTTGAGTGGCCTGACCCAGAAACCCTTCCCAAGGACATGAGGGCTGTCCTGAAATTTAATGGCATCAA ATGGTCCCACGAGTACCAGGAGGCCACAATCGACAAAATCATCCGCTTTCTCCAGGGCCGGTCTTCCCGGGACTCTTCGGCGGGGTCGGAGAACGGCCTGGACTGTTTGCCCTCTCTCGGGCAGACCTAG